The following are from one region of the Lineus longissimus chromosome 19, tnLinLong1.2, whole genome shotgun sequence genome:
- the LOC135503278 gene encoding coiled-coil domain-containing protein 43-like, whose amino-acid sequence MVATMSKTFRDWLSKKLVDSNPDIDLDVFVSYIEGILEDDTSKDEKIESLNELLPSVLEDGTSEFCDSIMKQWDEKASVVEEETVSVDDKLASIMEKQKLSVATKREISAEQNAQKEAILAQYSTVCDGDEEIIDDDDDGATYKGATYDGPTVMKNANADKVFQEQREKREKMKADSDHKKERDKSDREKQKQAKVDRKEKEKQRTQKGERRR is encoded by the exons ATGGTAGCGACCATGTCAAAAACATTTCGTGACTGGTTGTCGAAAAAATTGGTCGATTCTAACCCAGATATTGATCTAGATGTCTTCGTATCATACATTGAGGGTATCTTAGAAGACGATACTTCCAAAGATGAAAAGATTGAGTCATTAAATGAGCTGCTGCCTTCTGTTTTG GAAGACGGCACAAGTGAATTCTGTGATAGTATCATGAAACAGTGGGATGAAAAAGCCTCAGTCGTGGAAG AGGAAACTGTCTCCGTCGATGACAAACTTGCCAGTATTATGGAAAAACAGAAGCTATCTGTCGCCACAAAGCGTGAAATATCTGCCGAACAGAACGCGCAGAAAGAAGCCATATTGGCCCAGTATTCAACTGTTTGCGACGGAGATGAAGAAATCATTGA CGACGACGATGATGGTGCTACTTACAAGGGGGCGACCTACGACGGCCCGACAGTCATGAAAAATGCAAACGCCGACAAGGTCTTCCAGGAGCAGCGCGAGAAACGTGAAAAGATGAAGGCAGATAGCGATCACAAAAAGGAACGCGATAAATCAGACAGAGAAAAACAAAAGCAGGCAAAAGTGGAcaggaaagaaaaagaaaaacagaGGACACAGAAGGGAGAGCGGAGAAGATAA
- the LOC135503119 gene encoding aspartyl/asparaginyl beta-hydroxylase-like — MKSAKESKKKPRSDGSKNGVGVERKKKRKGSSTPKEEGRDPTQSILYLTMAVLVVLIAVSAFYLYNNIESSAPFSERQSTSDAGPTPKTSAGHNQPDAKSSAVPPTDMPPKEKSKESSPKTPEPIKSVYSKAALTNKYDDKIRAELDNADDLLLGGKLQDAIKKYNSLLAKHSQSARARFGLAEALGRDAEVQKSNTLLEQSINEFVKVTETPNIPMALLKEAVRIGVGKMHFRGWSLQAAKFVKRAADKYPEDVELNNKLGVCYLMTGRVEQARNIFKYVINLDPNDGFALAHYGFILKTADDNSLNAIPYLQTGIDSGAPGTDDGRFFFHLGDALNRVGRKKESYEIYEEGAKRGHFRSKYQRSLYNVDTLAARPWWTPKQTTYQRYLKVLEDNWVTIRDEGLAQMNQEKSGFKAEEENLREKGDWKQFTLWAQGRKDTQNCQKTPKTCALLEQIPDAKGCRRGQIKYSVMQPGVHVWPHCGPTNCRIRAHLGLVVPPGPKIRVADEEGKWTEGKFIIFDDSFEHEVWHEGESFRLVLIVDFWHPELTAHQKATLPSI, encoded by the exons ATGAAGTCCGCAAAAGAATCGAAAAAGAAGCCTAGATCAG ATGGAAGCAAAAATGGGGTTGGAGTGGAAAGAAAGAAGAAACGGAAAGGTTCTAGCACGCCAAAAGAGGAGGGTCGAGATCCCACACAGTCCATTCTGTACCTCACGATGGCTGTACTGGTCGTCCTCATAGCTGTCAGTGCATTTTATTTATACAACAACATTGAGTCCTCAG CACCATTCTCAGAAAGGCAATCGACAAGTGATGCTGGTCCAACTCCTAAAACGAGTGCTGGTCATAACCAACCGGATGCAAAGAGCTCTGCTGTACCGCCCACTGATATGCCTCCCAAGGAGAAGTCCAAAGAATCCAGTCCTAAAACACCAGAGCCAATAAAATCAGTTTATTCCAAGGCAGCTCTTACGAATAAATATGATGATAAGATACGTGCAGAGTTGGACAATGCCGATGATCTTTTACTTGGG GGGAAGCTACAAGATGCAATAAAGAAATACAACAGTCTTCTCGCCAAACACTCACAGAGTGCCCGCGCTCGGTTTGGTCTGGCCGAAGCTCTTGGGCGGGACGCAGAGGTGCAGAAGAGTAACACCCTCCTTGAGCAGAGTATAAACGAGTTTGTAAAAGTCACCGAAACGCCAAACATCCCCATGGCACTGCTGAAAGAAGCTGTGAGAATTGGTGTTGGCAAGATGCATTTTAGAG GTTGGTCATTGCAGGCTGCCAAGTTCGTAAAAAGGGCGGCAGACAAATACCCCGAGGACGTCGAATTGAACAATAAACTTGGCGTCTGTTATTTGATGACTGGACGTGTGGAGCAGGCGAGAAATATCTTCAAATAT GTCATCAATTTGGATCCGAATGACGGCTTTGCTTTGGCGCATTATGGGTTCATCCTGAAGACCGCTGACGACAACAGCCTGAACGCCATTCCGTATCTGCAGACAGGAATAGACAGCGGCGCCCCTGGCACTGATGATGGACGATTTTTCTTCCATCTTGGTGACGCGTTGAATCGAGTTGGCAGGAAAAAAGAG TCATACGAGATCTATGAAGAAGGAGCCAAGAGAGGTCACTTCCGGTCCAAGTATCAGCGCTCTTTGTACAATGTTGACACGCTAGCGGCGCGGCCCTGGTGGACACCGAAACAAACTACTTATCAGCGATATCTAAAG GTGTTGGAAGATAACTGGGTAACTATTCGTGACGAGGGCCTCGCGCAGATGAACCAAGAGAAGAGTGGTTTCAAAGCAGAGGAGGAGAACCTGAGAGAAAAGGGTGACTGGAAGCAGTTTACGTTGTGGGCGCAGGGGCGTAAGGATACGCAGAATTGTCAGAAGACGCCAAAGACGTGCGCTCTTCTGGAGCAGATACCAGATGCTAAAGGTTGTCGAAGGGGACAG ATTAAATACTCGGTAATGCAACCTGGTGTTCACGTGTGGCCCCACTGCGGACCAACGAACTGTCGTATCCGAGCCCATCTAGGACTGGTGGTGCCCCCTGGACCAAAAATACGAGTCGCAGATGAAGAAGGAAAATGGACAGAGGGAAAATTTATAATATTTGACGATTCTTTTGAACATGAAGTCTGGCATGAGGGTGAATCTTTCCGTTTAGTTCTGATTGTTGATTTCTGGCATCCGGAATTAACAGCACATCAGAAGGCAACATTGCCTTCGATTTAG